DNA from Alnus glutinosa chromosome 2, dhAlnGlut1.1, whole genome shotgun sequence:
aatcataaaataaaatccatccAAACCGATGGTGGTGGTGAATACACAAAATTACGCCACCATTTTGCATCACACAACATCCATCATCGCATCACGTGTCCCCACACCCACAAACAAAATGGTTCTGTCGAACGCAAACACCGACACATTGTTGAAATGGGCCTAACTCTCCTCGCACATTGCTCCGCCCCTCTTCAATATTGGGTTGAAGCTTTCCTCACTGCATGTTACCTCATAAACCGCTTACCCACCCCTGTCCTCAATAATGCCTCACCCTTCCAAAAACTATTTTCTTCACAACCCAATTATAGCTTCATGCATGTTTTTGGATGTGCTTGTTGGCCTCACCTTCGGCCTTACAACCAACATAAACTCGACTTTCGCTCCAAAACTTGCATCTTCATCGGCTACAGTCCCTCTCACCGTGGCTACAAATGCCTACATCTCCCTACTAGTCGCATCTACATTTCTCGCAACGTCATCTTTGACGAATCCACTTTTCCTTTCCATCTCTCCTCACCCTCTCCTACCCCCCATCCTCCCAACTCTCACACCACTCTCTATCCTCCCCACTTAGAGATCCTTCCCACTCCCCCACGCCAACCCGATGCTCCAATCAGGACCCCGACATCTCCCCCTCTCGGGTCTTCTGCAACCGTATCTCTAGAATCGCCTCTCCCTCACACTTCATCATCCTCTTCCCCTACTAACCCAGTTTCATCTTCTCCTTGTCTGCAGGTCCATTCTGAAGACCCTGAACCCACTCCAGTGATCCCGCCTTCGCAGCATGCCATGCAGACTCGTTCCAAGAACCACATCTTTAAGCCCAAGACCCTCTCCAATGGTCTCATCCGCTATCCTCTTCCTAAAGCACTCACTGCCATCACCGGCTCAGCAGATGTAGAACCAACCTCCTACTCTACAGCTTCCAGGCACCCAACTTGGCGTGATGCCATGAATCTTGAGTTTGATGCCCTTTTTTCACAATGGCACCTGGACTATGGTTCCCCTACCTCTGACATGAACATTGTTGGCTGGGAATGGGTGTTCCGCCTCAAACGCAAAGCTGATAGCTCTATTGATCGTCACAAGGCCTATCTTGTTGCCAAAGGATTCCACCAACAACCCGGTGTCGACTTTGAAGAAACTTTCAGTCCTGTTGTCAATCCTATGACCATTTGCCTAGTTCTCTCCCTTGCAACTTCTGCCGGCTGGCACATCCAACAAATCGATGTCCAGAATGCCTTCTTACATGGTTGGCTATCCGAAGATGTGTTCATGACTCAGCCCCCTGGCTTCATTCATCCCTAATTTCCAAATCATATTTGCAAGCTCCACAAGGCGctctatggcttaaaacaagcccCTCGTGCCTGGTTTTCTCGCCTCAGTGATTGTCTCCAAGAACCTGGCTTCATCAGCTCCTGTTCCGATCCTTCATTCTTCATTTGCCGCACATCTGAAGAAACCACCTTTGTCCTCATCTATGTCGATGACATCCTTATCACTAGTTCCATTCCTCAAGCCACTGTTACTCTCATTCAGTCCCTCCGTGCTGACTTTGCTATCAAGGACTTAGGCTCCCTTCATTACTTCCTCAGGATGGAAGCTACTTTTACTCCAGATGGCCTCATTCTCTCCCAACAACGCTACATACTTGATCTTCTCCAAAAGAGCAACATGTCCGAAGCTAAACCCGTCAAGACTCCTATGTCCACCGCACATGCTCTCTCACTCCTCTCCGGTGATCCCCTCACCGACCCCTCCCCATACTGTAGTCTTGTTGGAGCCCTGCAATATCTATACCTCACCCGTCCTATTATCTCCTTTGCTGTAAACAAAGTCTCTCAATTCATGCATCGACCCACTTCCCTCCATCTCCAAGCCGCCAAACGTATTCTTAGATACCTCAAATCCACAATTTCCTATGGTCTACTCCTTCGACACTCCTCCTCCTACACCCTCAAAGCCTACTCAGACGCTGACTGGGTTGGCTGCCCTAACGACAGTAAATCTACTGGAGGCTTCTGTGTCTTTCTTGGCCCAAATCTTATCTCTTGTTCCTCTCGCAAACAAAGGACAGTTGCCCGTTCCAGCACTAAATCTGAATACCGCACCCTTGCTACAACTGCCACTGAACTCATTTGGCTCCAATCCATGCTTCGCGACCTTGGCGTCTTTCTTCCCTCCCCACCAACCCTctggtgtgacaacattggagCCACCTACCTCTCTGCAAATCCCATCTTCCATGCTCACACCAAACACATCGAAATTGATTTTCACTTCGTTCGTGACAAAGTCGCCTCCAAAACCTTGGTTGTCCGCTTCATCTCCAGCAAAGACAATCTCGCCGATATCCTTACCAAACCCACCACCTCACCATACTTTGCTCTCATGCGCACCAAGCTCAACGTCGTGTTCCCTATGTCTCGCTTGCGGGGGTGTAATGAACCATCTATGGAGACCAAATCCTTACAAGGCAAGAAATCACAAGACTCTACCATACAAGGCACACAACGGCTAGCAACTCTCAACAAGGAAACTCAACCAACGGCAAATCATCCACACAAGGCAACCAACGGCTAGTTACACAAAATTagaaattacaaatcaattatttattttccttgtattatttccttttgtacACTGTCAAATACTTGTATAAATTCAAGCATCCAAAGATGAATAATCAGGCAATTCAATTCAATATTTTCTCACCTTCTATAAGTCTGGTCATCTGGTTTGACATTAGTGGTGGTCCAAAGGGGTATATGCTGCAAGTTGAAGTGGTCAAAACGGACCTATGCCTTAGGCccgtatatgtatgtatgttggTATGTGTCACATATATTGATGGCGAGGAAATAGGCCAATGCAAGGAAACTCCTCTCAGGCAAAGACTCATATAACTTTCGGTTTCACACAATGAAAAGCTATCTGTAattttgtcataaaaaaaaGGGCCCATTGTAGCAGCCTAAAAAATGGGTCagtgtcttaaaaaaaaatactcaaaaataatatttaaataaaatagagagtgAAATAGAGAATTTGTTAGAGTTAGTATTGAAAATAGAGTAGGTAAAATAGAAAAACCTGTGTTTTGAGTAGCTAAAAACGCTAAAATTATTGGAGATGCTAAGTTTGAGAAGGATCCAAGTGGAAATTCTTAAGGATGATTTGACGGCAATAAGTTCTAATTGGGTGAGTATGTAGAAATTCTTTTGCGGCAAACATGTGTTTTACGAGAGATAGTCTAACCCTTTGAACCTTTTTTCCTTTATGTggtttgttgggaataatcctacTCTTAACGGCCCATTTGAAAATGATCAAGTCTCAAGGTCAGCATTGGCCCATGGAGAATTGTGGGCCTCAAGCGAAGAGAACAAGACTTTCGGGTAGACCTATCCCGAGAGATAGACGCCCAAATTATACATTTCTGAAAAAAGCTACTTCCGGGAATAAGTGACGAGATACATCTAGATTGAGTCTTTGGAATGTAGATATTCTGGGACCGAAATTCAATTCATCCACCCAAGGCTTGAGACAAGTAGGTCTTGAGAACTCAAATATCAATATTATCACACAAAATCCGGATTGAAACCCTACTACAAGTTGAATTGGGATATGAGTCGGGTCCAATTAAAACTACTTGAAGATCCAGAATCAAATCTAATCTCTTAAGATTCAGAAATCTCTAAAGATCTAGGATTACCCTAAAAATCCAAGTCAAATCCTACGTTTAATAAAAAGATCCAAGTCTACGTCAaattcaaactcttaattttgctTATTTTGTAGTAATCGTAAAAGCTTgaaaaacatcataaaatattcatttcaAATCGTACCGAAAACGGTTGACGGCTCAACTTTCATTCTTTgtcatattttgaaattcaacAAACGTACTCCATTAGTTCCATAGACTAATAAATCATTATAATATTCTGTAGATTGATAGACGAAGGTTGTGTTGACTCTTTTTTAACACCGTTGATGGTTGTGATTTTATAGGTTTGATTGGGTCAGAAATACATACATATGGGATGGATGTGTTGTACCCAAATGATACTCCGTTGACCCAAAACGTACTCTTGGAGTCGTGGTGGACCAAGTCATAACACAAATAATTGTTCGCATTTAAAATCCTTGGAAAATCGAAAGGTTTATTACATGTGGTTGTGAGCAGCACCtgctttaaaaaaatagctaaaatagtaaaattgttgagagtgctttaaaaaaatggatgattaaaatagaaaaagatgatttttaactattttgaataataaaatctGATAAAACTATTAAGAATGCTTTAAATATTAtcaatttctaaaattttaagtaCCAGTATTTTATAGAGAGGTCCTGATAGGACCATTTGGCCGAATAAGTTTTGGACTATCCGAACATTTAATCAGATAAATAGGCCTATCAAAACCCTCATGCAAGGTTTGGGCAGTCAAATTGCAAGCAAATTGgtctaattaataaaaaataagagaatgcATGAAGcaatttttctttatcatttaTTCGGTAAGATATGTCGCATAAATAATTTCTTGcttttcaaatttaaacaaataaattgagACGGGAAAGCCGAAAGGCATGATgcaaaaagaaataatttcGGCGAGAAATATGCTGAAGGGCGTAGTCGTTGACTGGTGAGAGTTAACTCTATAAACTTCCACTGCCACACGGCCCACACGCGTCGAGGTGGCGAAATGAGTATTTAAACGACCCGTTCCTGGGTTCTCTCTCCGAGTTCCTCTAGCAATTAGTTGTTCCTCAAAAGATCTTAGCTACTCACCAAAAATTATTTGCAGCCATGGATACGAAGAAGAATCCATGGCTCAtgctttctcttctcttcctcggCTTATCTGTCAACAACCATCTTTCCCTTGGAGCTGACACCATCTCTGCCAACCAATCTCTCTCTGGTGATCAAACCATTGTCTCTTCAGGTGGCAACTTTGTGCTGGGTTTCTTCAAACCAGGTAGCTCTTCTAACTACTACATAGGCATGTGGTACGGTACTGATAAAGTCTCAACCCAAACCATAGTTTGGGTCGCAAACAGAGATAAACCGGTCTCTGATAAGAGTTCTTCTGTGTTAAGAATCTCGGATGGTAATTTGGTTCTCTTCAATGAGTCCCAAATCCCAGTTTGGTCCACAGATTTGACCTCCACCACTTCATCAAGTCCTGTAGAAGCTGTTCTTCTAGATGATGGAAATCTTGTTCTGAAAGATGGGTCTAATTCATCACAACATTTATGGGAAAGTTTTGATCACCCAGCTCATACATGGCTTCCTGGTAGTAAGATTAGTTTCAATAAAATTTCCAATCAAAACCAACTCCTCATTTCATGGAAGAATGAGGAGGATCCTGCACCAGGGCTCTTCTCTCTTGAGCTACAGGAAAATACCAGTGAGTATATTATTCTGTGGAATAGGTCCATTCCGTATTGGACTAGTGGAGCTTGGGATCCCATTGCGAATATTTTTAGCCTGGTTCCTGAAATGAGGTCCAATTATATCTACAACTTCAGTTATATTAACAACACAAATGAGAGTTATTTCACATATTCTCTTTACAATCCTTCCACTATTTCTCGATTCGTGATGGATGTTTCTGGGCAGATTAAGCAAAAGACATGGTTGTCGAATACCAATGAGTGGAATTTGTTTTGGACTCAACCGAAAACACAATGCGAGGTATATGCTTTTTGCGGGGCTTTTGGTAGCTGCAACCAAAAATCCTTGCCTTTTTGTAGCTGCTTGAAAGGTTTTGTTGCTAAGTCGCAGAACGACTGGAATTTGTCGGATTATTCTGGTGGGTGCAAGAGGAGAACTGCTTTACAGTGTGAGAATACCAATCTTACTAATGGGCAGCAGGACAGGTTTTTAACAATGCCCAGCGTGGCATTGCCTGTACAACCACAATCTGTTGGGGTTGAAAGTGCTACAGAATGTGAATACACCTGCTTGAATAACTGCTCCTGCACTGCTTACGCTTATGAAAGCAATAATTGTTCATTTTGGGTTGGAGATCTCTTGAATCTGGAACAGTTCTTAGGAGATGATCCTAATGGGAGAACTCTATATCTCAAACTTGCAGCTTCTGAATTCtcaagtaaaaataataataaggggaTCATTGTTGGTGCCGTTGCGGGCTCAGTTGCAGCAGTTCTGCTAGGCCTTTTTGTGGTTGTAATCCTTATGCGAAGGAAGAGAGCTGTTGGAACAGGAAAAACAGTAGAGGGTTCATTGGTGGCATTTGGGTACAGAGACTTGCAAAATGCGACCAAGAATTTCTCGGACAAGTTGGGGGGAGGAGGCTTTGGTTCTGTTTTCAAAGGGACGTTATCTGATTCAACAGTCATAGCAGTCAAGAAACTTGAAAGCATCAGCCAAGGAGAGAAGCAATTCCGAACAGAAGTCAGTACAATCGGGACAATCCAACATGTAAATCTTGTTCGGCTTCGTGGGTTCTGCTCCGAAGGTGCTAGAAAGTTGCTGGTGTACGATTACATGCCAAATGGCTCTTTAGAATCTCATCTTTTCCATGAAAAGTTTTTGGACTGGAAAATAAGATACCAGATTGCTATAGGAACAGCTAGAGGGTTGAATTATCTCCATGAGAAGTGCCGAGAGTGCATCATACACTGTGACATAAAACCAGAAAACATTCTTCTAGATGCTTATTTGTGTCCAAAAGTGGCAGATTTTGGCCTGGCAAAGCTTGTTGGGCGGGAGTTCAGCCGAGTCCTGACAACCATGAGAGGCACAAGAGGTTATCTTGCTCCAGAGTGGATTTCAGGGGTGGCCATTACAGCCAAGGCCGATGTTTACAGCTATGGAATGATGCTTTTGGAATTTGTCTCGGGAAGGAGAAACTCTGAGCCATCTGCAGATGGCAAAATTGGATTCTTCCCAACCCGGGCTGCAAGCCTCATAGCTGAAGAGGGCGATGTCCTTAGCCTATTAGATCCTAGGTTGGAGGGAAACGCTAATGTAGAAGAGCTCACAAGAGTTTGTAAAGTTGCTTGTTGGTGCATCCAAGATGATGAAACTAGAAGGCCGCCGATGGGTCAGGTGGTTCAAATCCTTGAGGGTGTTCTAGATGTGAACCTGGCCCCGATTCCAAGATCTCTCCAAGTGTTTGCTGACAATCAGGAGCACATAGTTTTCTTCACCGAGTCATCCTCAAGCCAAAGTTCACAGGCACGGAGCAACACTTCATTTGGTTCCTCTCAGTCCAAGAGTGGCGAGTCATTAACGAGTTCAAAGTCTTGACAGCAATCAAATGAAGACATCTTGAGCTCTTATATGTTTGGTAAAGAAtgcattttctaatttttattcttttaaatttgtgtGCCAATAAATGTTATATATGGCTTATATTTTTCTGGTAGGAGTGTACGTTTGTGTATTCCATGGAAGCATTGCTTCAAAATCTCAAATAATGCAATTGGGTTTTGGCTACTATTATAGCTATTAGCGGTTATTCAGTTTATCATTTGATCATCTCTATTACTTTGTTAATTGTTATGGTTTACGCTAGCAAATTGTAGGAGAGCATGTTTATTATAGGGTTTTGGTATAGCTGGAGCTAGATCTGTGGTAGGAAAGGCTGGAAAATAGTAGGGAATTTAGGGTTTCAAATAGGGTAAGGCAAGAGAATTGGTTTAGAGGCAAAACAAGGAAGAGAAATCAAGTCCCTCAATGGCTGTTCTGGGCTGTGAACAGTAAATCAGGAACTATGGCATGTATGGTTTTGTGAGCTTGGCGGCTAGTAAAAGGTGCATTGCCTATTTGAAAGAATTCAATTTTGTTCTTAAATACCATGCCAGTGCGATAACAAAGCAGCCGATGCATTGACCTGGAAAACACATTTACAACTTTCTTTGGCAGGGCAAGGTTTCTGATTAAGATTTTGGGATTATTTATGTAGAAATCATGGCTGGACAGATTAACAGTCACCTTCCTTTTGTCATTCAAgatgggtttctttcttttcaaggGACTCGTCAACGCTTGCCTAATGGTTTTCCGAGGGAGGAGAGTTGCATGCAGGTGGCACTGCTGGAAATTTTGGGCATGACAAAACCATTACTATGGtgtaagagcattcacaatttCAGTggtttctttatatttttatgcaaaatcTATTTTTTCTAGTTTAAGTTGTTTAACTATTCACTTTTCAAAACTTGCTTCCAaccatttatttaaatttgttacatattttattaaaataaatgtttttaatttttttttaatatttttttagtcaGACGAATAATCGCAAATTAGATGAAATCACAAATTGCAAATCGAAAATCAGACAAATCATATGAAAATTATCTATAAATCGCAAATCACCTCACTCCTCACGCAACAAATCTCTCTCGTCGCTCAACCATTGTCGACTACAGTACACAGTGTCTCCTCATGAACCTCCATCGCAACATGGTCGTCCACCGAATCTCCTTCAAGAACACCGTGAATGGCGTGGCCTTTAGCCCTTGTGGGTCCCGCATCACCGTCACCATTGGACAGCTCCACCAAATCTCCTTTAGGAGCACTGCGAGCTGTTCCACCATCATTGCTCAGCCAAGTCAAGACTGCCATGTTGcgtaagaaaaatgttaaaatgatTATGCGTTTATGAACAGTATCACATCAAATGGATGCAGGTGATTTTTAGTCCTTCATTAGCTATTTTAGCTAAAAGTAGTCTATTGGGATGCTATAAGATCATTTATGTTGGCCTTCACTAAAACATGATGTGGCCAAGTTTATTAGACAATTTCGTAGTTGTCCGCTTGCCAAAGGGAGGAAGCAAAATACAGGACTTGTAAAATCCGTTGTTGATTGCTCATGAATCTTGACTTCCTAAATCAACTCCATTCCCATGGAAGTTAATAACATAATGAATCTAGCCATTTAGGTGATCTTTGACACACATAGGTACTGTCATTTGTAAATATTCGTTCTTGACTTAACAGAGATAACTCTTACACATCGGAAACATAgtgaaaaaaaacataaaagagagagagagaagagaaatggacaaattttttctttaaattgagttataagaattttttctaatttaatctattaaactaacatggCTTAGTTCCATATAATAAATCCCCTTGAGAATAGGCCAGTTTCCTGGTTATTAAATTGGCCCACCTTTGATATGACCTTATTCCAGGCAAGGAAACTCTACCATAATTCAACATGTAATCTTGTAATTGACAGCTCAGTCCTCTGAACGTCCACTTTGAGTATAAATGGATGAGTGCCTCTCAGTGTAAATTATTGaagaaatatttctttttaatacaTACATtttcatggtattagagctcTTATTTCACTCTTAAATCTATTGTCTTCAACCCACCCAATATTGCACAGCTTATTGGTGTGCAATGGATGGAAGAGACTACCTGACTTGGATCTTTCAATGCCTCCTTGTGTTACAAAGTCATGATTTGCTGGGTATCGTTGATGGTATGGAACCGTGCCTAGCACAATTCATGCCTTGAACTAATGGCATGGCAAGGATTCCACTGATCATTCTCGGTTAAGGAGCTTAGACTGTGTTTgttatcatcttcttcatccttACTCCTCACAAACTTTCCtttcaaatcaaaatatgcCTCTTCCTTGGTTATTCTTCTCATCACAAAGGCTATCGTTACTACAACCTCGTCACTAAAAAGATTTATCTATCACGGAACATAGTGATTTATCTTTCCCGAGCCTTCTATTATGTCCTTTCCAGCTACCACACTTGCTGACAGCTCTTTCTTGGCTCGTGCAACCTCTGACTTTACTCCAGAAAACTTGGCCTTCTCTTCCACGCTGGAGATACCGATCCCTCCAATTTCTTCACATGATTCTTCTCCCACGGAACCTACCCCTCCTTTAATTTGATCTCCTACCCCTCCTAACTGTATGATCACATGAGCCCAAACGAATTCGCTCAAACCCATGGAATTTCCTAACTTCAAGCTTTTCTACCCCTCAAGACATTCTCTTCATCCCCTCAAAtagtattcttcttcttcaagaactcATGTATTGGTAGATAAAAGTAATagagtagaaaaacaaaatgtcgctttctttaagaaattattaattGCCTTCACTAGAAATGGTATGCAAAAAGTTATAACAAATATATTTCCAGGATATAATGGAGCTCAGAAATCCTATGTTGTTTAGTAGCGTTTTGCacaaacaaaactaaacctGAATGTTCTTAGATTTTTCTATTCTAGCAAGAGACACATACTTGAAATTTAAAGTAGAGAAGGTgttagagaaaaaaagaaaaaagagagaattttctGTATATTAAAACTCGGCTGCAGTGGACTATGTATAGTGTTAAAAATAGCAAccatagaaaacaaaaactacaggcgttaaaataaaaagagatcaaaatatttaacccttattaaTAAGTATAAAAAGTTCAATAATTACCAACTAaactaaaatattttgatatagtgatgattaacgatcaattatatatatatatcattgaaaaaagaatcattttttggatttggatttgattCTCCTTAAAATTTGTTGTTAGAATTCTATGCAATTCAAATAGCATCAGAAAAAGGGAATTGCGAAGCTCACTCATTCCATTCATGTAAATCGCACATCTTAAGTCCGCATCCCTATCTTTATCTTTATGGAGCTAGTCAAATTGACTACAATTTAATAAACTTTTCTTCAAATGAAACAAAATCATAATGCCCTCAgagtttttaatattggaaactTGAAAGATTAGAATTTAACTGCTTTCGGTACACCAAAATCTAATTCACTAATATACAACGCAGAACGTGATTAAACGTGAGTTTGTGTCCGGTCGTATATATACTTGTTGAaacaccaattttttttctcaaaacgaAACAAAATCGTAACGCCCTCAGAGTTTctaatattgaaaaattaaaaaatcagaaTTTAACTGCTTTTCGGtacaccaaaatctgattcactaATATACGACGCAGAATGCGATTGAAGGTGAATTTATAAGATGAATGCGACACgttaacacaaaaaaaaatatggattgATGGctttacctatatatatatatatggactatAGTGATTGATGGCTGAGCTTGCCTTAGTTTATCGATATTATATGTGATAAAaatcttgttatatatatatggactatAGTGATTGATGGCTGAGTTTGCCTTAGCTTATCAATATTATATGTGATAAAAATCttgttatatatgtatatggacTATAGTGAATGATGGCTGAGTTTGCCTTAGTTTATCAATATTATATGTGATAAAaatcttgttatatatatatggatcggACTATAGTGATTGATGGCTGAGTTTGCCTTAGGTTATCAATATTATATGTGATAAAaatcttgttatatatatatggactatAGTGATTGATGGCTGAGTTTGCCTTAGGTTATCAATATTATATGTGATAAAaatcttgttatatatatatatggactatAGTGATTGATGGCTGAGTTTGCCTTAGTTTATCAATATTATATGTGATAAAAATCTTGTTAGAAAAATAAGAGTGAAAATTCACTTTGTG
Protein-coding regions in this window:
- the LOC133860766 gene encoding G-type lectin S-receptor-like serine/threonine-protein kinase At2g19130; the protein is MDTKKNPWLMLSLLFLGLSVNNHLSLGADTISANQSLSGDQTIVSSGGNFVLGFFKPGSSSNYYIGMWYGTDKVSTQTIVWVANRDKPVSDKSSSVLRISDGNLVLFNESQIPVWSTDLTSTTSSSPVEAVLLDDGNLVLKDGSNSSQHLWESFDHPAHTWLPGSKISFNKISNQNQLLISWKNEEDPAPGLFSLELQENTSEYIILWNRSIPYWTSGAWDPIANIFSLVPEMRSNYIYNFSYINNTNESYFTYSLYNPSTISRFVMDVSGQIKQKTWLSNTNEWNLFWTQPKTQCEVYAFCGAFGSCNQKSLPFCSCLKGFVAKSQNDWNLSDYSGGCKRRTALQCENTNLTNGQQDRFLTMPSVALPVQPQSVGVESATECEYTCLNNCSCTAYAYESNNCSFWVGDLLNLEQFLGDDPNGRTLYLKLAASEFSSKNNNKGIIVGAVAGSVAAVLLGLFVVVILMRRKRAVGTGKTVEGSLVAFGYRDLQNATKNFSDKLGGGGFGSVFKGTLSDSTVIAVKKLESISQGEKQFRTEVSTIGTIQHVNLVRLRGFCSEGARKLLVYDYMPNGSLESHLFHEKFLDWKIRYQIAIGTARGLNYLHEKCRECIIHCDIKPENILLDAYLCPKVADFGLAKLVGREFSRVLTTMRGTRGYLAPEWISGVAITAKADVYSYGMMLLEFVSGRRNSEPSADGKIGFFPTRAASLIAEEGDVLSLLDPRLEGNANVEELTRVCKVACWCIQDDETRRPPMGQVVQILEGVLDVNLAPIPRSLQVFADNQEHIVFFTESSSSQSSQARSNTSFGSSQSKSGESLTSSKS